ACAGAACCGCTGGCGAACTTCAACCCGCAAAAATTACGATCGGAAATACGATTACACCTCAAGAACTGGCCGATCGTCTGGGGATTAACGGGAGTGAAGTAGTGAAGAAACTAATTGAACTGGGGGTAATGGCCTCCCTGAACCAGGAAATCGATAGCGAAACGGCAATTCTGGTTGCAGAAGAATTCGGGGTGGAAGTTGAAGCCGAAGAAGAAAGCGCAGGGCTGGAAACGATTCTGGAGGATACCCCCGATCCGGAAGAACACCTTGAACCGAGACCGCCAGTTATTACAGTAATGGGTCACGTGGACCACGGGAAAACCTCTCTGCTCGATGCCATTCGCAAAACTAATGTTACTGCAACCGAAGCAGGAGGGATTACCCAGCATATCGGAGCGTATCAAGTTGAGTTGAAAGGCAAGAAAATCACCTTTTTAGATACTCCCGGTCACGAAGCTTTTACTGCAATGCGGGCGCGGGGGGCCAGGGTTACCGATATAGCCGTCTTAGTCGTAGCAGCAGATGATGGTGTAATGCCGCAGACCGTGGAGGCAATCAACCACGCAAAAGCAGCCGGAGTTCCAATTGTAGTTGCAATCAATAAAATCGACAAACCCCAGGCAAATCCGGACCGGGTAAAGCAGCAGCTTGCCGAACACGGTCTTGTTCCCGAAGAATGGGGAGGGAATACGATTTGCGTTCCCGTCTCTGCTGTCACGAAGGAAGGCCTGGACCAGCTCCTGGAAATGCTCTTACTTGTCGCCGAAATGGAGGAATTGAAAGCCAATCCGCGGCGTCCGGCGCGGGGAACCGTCATTGAAGCTCAGCTGGATAGAGGCAGGGGACCGGTAGCCACGGTGTTAATCCAAAAAGGGACCCTCGAAGTTGGTGACTACATCTTGGCAGGCACTGCCCACGGAAGAGTAAGGGCAATGATGGATTTCAAGGGCCGGAGGATAAAAAAGGCCACTCCATCCACTCCGGTGGAAATTCTGGGCCTTTCGGAGGTACCCAACGCGGGTGATTCTTTCTATGTGGTCCAGGACGAAAAACTGGCCCGCCAGATTGTAGGAGAAAGAATCAAACAAAAGCGGCAGCAGGATGTTTCAGCCCCCGGTAAGATTACCCTGGAAGACCTCTTTAAACAGATTCAACAAGGAAAAGTAAAAGAACTAAACCTCATTGTTAAAGCCGATGTTCAGGGCTCGGTGGAAGCCCTTACCCAGGCGCTTACCAAATTGAATACCCCGGAAGTGAGGATTAACCTCATTCATTCCGGCGTAGGCGCCATCACAGAAACGGATGTCATGCTCGCGAGCGCCTCCAATGGTTTGATTATCGGCTTTAACGTGCGGCCTGACAGCAATGCAAAAAAGGCTGCCGAACAACAAAAGGTAGAAATCAGGCTTTACCGCGTTATTTACGAAGCCCTTGACGATATCAAAGCTGCTCTGGAGGGGCTCCTGGAGCCTGAATTAAAAGAGGTTATTTTGGGGCGGGCCGAGGTGAGAGAAACTTTCCGCATTCCGAAGGTAGGTATAGTTGCGGGGTGCTACGTTTCGGAAGGAAAAGTGGCCAGAAACAGCAAGGCCCGCGTCATTCGTGACGGCATGGTAATCTACGACGGGAGCATCTCTTCCCTTAAGCGGTTCAAAGACGATGTCCGCGAAGTAGCCCAGGGCCATGAGTGTGGAATCGGGTTTGACAAATTCCAGGATCTGAAACAGGGTGATATCCTGGAAGTCTATACTGTGGAAGAGGTCAAGAGGGTGCTCCATACTTAAAAAGGGTGAAGCAAAGTGAACTTTCGTCCAAGTCGGCTTGCAGAAGAAATCAAGCGAGAGGTAACAGACATTCTCCGGCTCCAATTAAAGGATCCCCGCATCAGCAGGTTTATCAGCATTACGGATGTAGAGGTCTCAAAGGACCTGCGCCATGCCAAGGTGTTCGTGAGCGTATTTGGATCTGAGGAAGAGCAGGCGAAAACCCTGGAGGGCTTGAAGAAGGCCAGCGGCTTTATCCGGGCGGAACTTGGAAAAAGAATTCGCGTGCGGTACCTCCCCGAGCTTTCCTTTTGCTTCGATCCTTCAATCCAGCGGGGAATCAAGATTTCTCAAATTCTGCGCGAGGTTGCAAACAAAAGGGAGGCCGGGGACTCGTGAAGACCGATGAAGAAGCAGCAAGCATCCTTCGGGAATCCGGTGAGTTCCTGATTACCACCCATCTCAACCCCGACGGGGATGCGGTGGGTTCTCTGCTCGGCCTTGGCCTGGCACTTAAAAAATTAAATAAAAAAGTGGAAATGGTTTCTCCCCATCCCCTGCCCGGGAACTACCAGTTTCTCCCGGGAAGCGAATTCGTCCAACTCCCCTGCAATTTAAAAAAGCAGGTCTACGATGTGGGTGTCGTTCTTGACTGCACAGAAATAAACCGGGCCGGAAAGGACCTTGAAGAGATTCTCAGGAAATGCAAAAAGATAATTAACATCGATCACCATATCAGCAATACCAATTTCGGAAACATCAACGTGGTGGATCCCGCTGCTGCAGCAACCGGAGAACTTGTATTCAAAATTCTTACAGTGATGAGAGTTGAAATTACCCCGGATGTGGCTACAAATCTCTACTTTGCTCTGGCAACAGATACAGGTTCCTTTCAATATCAAAACACAACGCCCGGCTGCCACCGGACGGCGGCAACTCTCCTGGAGTTAGGGGCCGCCCAGGAGAAAATTCAGCAATTTTTAAACGAAAACCGCTCTTTAACAAGCCTTCGCTTGCTGGAAAAAAGCCTCGGCACCCTGTCGGTTAGTGAAAGCGGTCTGACCGCCTGGATGACAGTTTCTCAAAAGTTTCTCGAGGAAGTTGGCGGCAAGATTGAAGATTGTGAAGGGTTTATTGATTATCCCAAATCTCTTGCCGGGGTGGAAGTTGGAATTCTCTTTAAAGAACTCGCCGAGAACGAAATCAAAGTCGGCTTTCGTTCAAAAAACTTCCTGAATGTTAATCAACTTGCTGCCCTTTTTGGAGGTGGTGGCCACGAACGGGCGGCAGGCTGCACAATCCGGGGCCCTTTAAAAGAAGTGGAAAGAAGGGTTATTCAGGCAACAGAAGCATTCCTAACCCGAAGCAGGGGAGGGAAGTAAAACAAATGGATGGCTTGATTAATGTGCTGAAGCCCCCGGGTATCACCTCTCACGACGTGGTTTTGTACTTGCGGAAATTATTCCATACCCAAAAGGTGGGTCACACCGGCACACTTGATCCCGGTGCTGCTGGAGTGTTGCCGATCTGCCTGGGGCAGGGAACGCGGGTCGCGGAATACATGATGGAGAAGCCCAAGCGCTACCGCGGGGAAATGGTGATCGGAATTCGTACCGAAACATTCGATGCAGGAGGAAAAGTTACCTTCAGACATGCCCCGGTTCAGGTGGAGCCCAGACAAATCGAAGAAATTTTCAAAAGTTTAACCGGAGAAATCAAGCAGGTTCCGCCGATGGTTTCAGCAGTTCACTGCCAGGGAAAGAGGCTCTATGAACTGGCGCGGCAGGGAAAAACAGTGGAACGCAAGCCGCGCAAGGTTACGGTTTACTCATTTGAAATTCTTCGCGTCGATAATCAACATCCATATCCCCGAATTTTATTCGACATCGAATGCTCAAAAGGAACTTACGTAAGAAGCATCTGTGCCGAAGTCGGTGAAAGGTTGACCTTTGGCGCCTACCTTTCTTTTTTAATCCGGACTGCAAGTGGACCCTTCCATCTCGAAAAGGCGTTTACGCTAGAAGAAATTAAGGAGCTTTGGGAAAAAGGGGATTGCTCTTTTCTTCTTCCCGTAGATTATGCTTTACAGGATTTGCCTGCTTTCACGGTTAAGGAGCAGGCGATACGTAATATCGTTAACGGCTTGCCTCTTGCCCCTTCAGGAATTATGGGAGGAATTGGCAATACCAATCTGCCTCCCCTTGTTCGTCTCTATGCACCCAATGGCATTTTTCTTGCGTTAGGGGAGCATCAAAGCCGCCCTGGAGGAAACTGGTTTTACAAACCAAAAAAGGTCTTCCAATTCTGGCAAAAGCAGAAAAATTAAAAAGGGGTTCGTGGTCATGAAGGTGATTGAAAAGTTGGATCCAGTGCCTTTCCCGGATAAAAAGCTCGTTGTGGCCCTTGGCAACTTTGACGGCGTTCACCTTGGACACCAGCATCTGTTAAGGGAAATGGTTAAATTTTCCTGCAAGATAAAAGCAGTCCCGGCCGTTCTCCTTCTCCATCCCCATCCTTTAAAAATCCTGGACCCCAAAAAAGCGCCGAAAATGCTCCTCGACTTTAACAAAAAGATTGAATTGCTTGAATTGCTGGGCATTAAAGCGGCTTTTATTATTCCTTTCAACGAGGATCTGGCCCTGCTCAGCCCTGAACAATTTATCGAGGAAATTTTAATTAATAAACTCAGGGTATTTGGAGTTTACGTTGGTTTCAATTACCGGTTCGGACGGGCCGCTCAAGGTACACCTGAACTCCTTGTTCGCTATGGAAGGAAATTTAATTTTCTCGTTGCCGTTATTCCTCCTACCACGGTGGAGGGCACCCTGGTGAGCAGCACCACAATTCGGGCCGCCCTGGAGGCAGGCAATATTACCTGGGCCAGGCAATTGCTGGGATACTGGCCAGTCATAAAAGGAACTGTAGTTCAGGGAAACCAACGAGGGAGGTCGCTTGGATTCCCTACCGCCAACATTGCATTACCGCCTGACCTGATTGTTCCCGGTTCCGGAGTCTATGCGGGGCGCGCCTACCTGGAGGGAAAATACTACCCGGCAATTGTAAATGTCGGCTACCGCCCTACCTTTGATGATACAAGCAGAAAAACTATTGAGGCACATTTGTTAAACTACCGGGGGCTTGCCTACGGCAAAGAAATTGAGGTGGAACTGTATCAGAGACTGCGAGATGAACAAAAATTCAACAACACTCAGGAACTGGTTCAGCAAATCAAAGAAGACATCCAAAACGCCATTTCCATTTTCGAAAAGCAGGGAAATTCCTGCGCTTTCCTGCCAAAAAAACAGGTATAATCGCCCCGTCTCTTCCGTATATTTTTGTAATGGATAAGGCCAACTGCAGCCGTGAAGTGAAGATTTACAGAAGGTTTAAACTGTGATAAGATAGGATTAATAAATAAAATTAAGAAAATTAAGGGGGAATCCATTTGGGACTTCCGGTGATCGACGAGTATCACCAGGATCTCAAAAAAATTGTGCAGCGAATTTCCCATATTTGCATGAGTGAGGAATTCCTCGCTCTAAAAAAAGAACTGGAAATAATTTATGCCGACTGTGGTGCAGAACATGCCTCAATTCTTGCTTTTCAAGATGCTCTCTACGCGCTGATCGCCCAGGAGGAGCTGAATTTGCGTCAGTTCAGGGTTTAGGGCGAGGAGCAGATTGTTGATGAAGGTTATTATTACCGAACACGCGAAAAAAAGGTTAAATGACCTCCGTCAAGAAAAAATCACAATTGATGACATCATCCGGGCTGCAAGAGAAATTCCTGCACAGGTCCCAAGTGCTGCAAGGTTCCGCGGTTTCTTTGCAAAGTCGGGCCGGATGTTTGACCTGGTGGTCAAGGACATTCCTGCCGGACGCCTTGTAATCACAATTATCGGCAAGTAAAATACAAGTAGCATAGAATCTTTAACAACAGGGAGGTATCGAATTGGTTTTCAGCCCTACGGTCAAAAAAGAAATAATTCAAAAATATCAAATTCATGAACGGGATACCGGCTCTCCTGAAGTCCAGATTGCCCTTCTAACAGAAAGAATCAATTACCTGACCGAACACCTTAAAGTCCACCGGAAGGACTTTCATTCACGAAGAGGCCTCCTCAAAATGGTAGGCCAGAGGCGCGCTCTTTTAAATTATTTGAAGGAAAAAGATTCCTTCAGATACCGGAACATTATTGAGAAGCTTGGCTTGCGCCGGTAATTCAAAAAGAGAGCGGTTCACCGCTCTATAATTATTCTTAAGTTGCATTAACAGTTAAACGATGAATCCAAAACATAGACCAGGAAAAATCTAGAGTAACCACACGATTAATACCCAAAAAGTTATTTCTTTGGTAACAGGAGGTAGATCATGCACAAAACATTCCAAATGATTCTTGGCGGCCGTCTTCTAAGCATGGAAATAGGCAAGGTAGCCAAACAGGCCAATGGCGCAGTGCTGACACGTTACGGCGATACAGTGGTTCTGGTTACGGCAACAGTTTCAAAAGAGCCGCGGGAGGGAATCGACTTCTTTCCTCTGCTGGTAGATTATGAAGAACGTTTATACGCAGTCGGAAAAATCCCGGGAGGATTTATAAAAAGGGAAGGGCGCCCAAGCGAGAAGGCCATCTTAACTGCAAGGCTTATTGATCGCCCGATTCGCCCCCTCTTTCCAGAGGGATTTCGCAATGATGTTCAGGTTGTAGCAACGGTATTATCCGTCGATCAGGACTGCCCTCCCGACATCACAGCAATGCTTGGGGCTTCCACGGCTCTTTCCATTTCCGACATTCCCTT
Above is a genomic segment from Bacillota bacterium containing:
- the infB gene encoding translation initiation factor IF-2, whose translation is MAKTRVHELAKELDMNSKDLLARLHQMGLTVKNHMSTLEDEEVRRVKKIFGKSTQAKSPKKPERKPEPQATEKSRFDRDEYRRRTLARKEEQRRSQEQSQRKLLSKVVTISSRKSLGKRRRKGANRTAGELQPAKITIGNTITPQELADRLGINGSEVVKKLIELGVMASLNQEIDSETAILVAEEFGVEVEAEEESAGLETILEDTPDPEEHLEPRPPVITVMGHVDHGKTSLLDAIRKTNVTATEAGGITQHIGAYQVELKGKKITFLDTPGHEAFTAMRARGARVTDIAVLVVAADDGVMPQTVEAINHAKAAGVPIVVAINKIDKPQANPDRVKQQLAEHGLVPEEWGGNTICVPVSAVTKEGLDQLLEMLLLVAEMEELKANPRRPARGTVIEAQLDRGRGPVATVLIQKGTLEVGDYILAGTAHGRVRAMMDFKGRRIKKATPSTPVEILGLSEVPNAGDSFYVVQDEKLARQIVGERIKQKRQQDVSAPGKITLEDLFKQIQQGKVKELNLIVKADVQGSVEALTQALTKLNTPEVRINLIHSGVGAITETDVMLASASNGLIIGFNVRPDSNAKKAAEQQKVEIRLYRVIYEALDDIKAALEGLLEPELKEVILGRAEVRETFRIPKVGIVAGCYVSEGKVARNSKARVIRDGMVIYDGSISSLKRFKDDVREVAQGHECGIGFDKFQDLKQGDILEVYTVEEVKRVLHT
- the rbfA gene encoding 30S ribosome-binding factor RbfA; translated protein: MNFRPSRLAEEIKREVTDILRLQLKDPRISRFISITDVEVSKDLRHAKVFVSVFGSEEEQAKTLEGLKKASGFIRAELGKRIRVRYLPELSFCFDPSIQRGIKISQILREVANKREAGDS
- a CDS encoding bifunctional oligoribonuclease/PAP phosphatase NrnA, with product MKTDEEAASILRESGEFLITTHLNPDGDAVGSLLGLGLALKKLNKKVEMVSPHPLPGNYQFLPGSEFVQLPCNLKKQVYDVGVVLDCTEINRAGKDLEEILRKCKKIINIDHHISNTNFGNINVVDPAAAATGELVFKILTVMRVEITPDVATNLYFALATDTGSFQYQNTTPGCHRTAATLLELGAAQEKIQQFLNENRSLTSLRLLEKSLGTLSVSESGLTAWMTVSQKFLEEVGGKIEDCEGFIDYPKSLAGVEVGILFKELAENEIKVGFRSKNFLNVNQLAALFGGGGHERAAGCTIRGPLKEVERRVIQATEAFLTRSRGGK
- the truB gene encoding tRNA pseudouridine(55) synthase TruB, with protein sequence MDGLINVLKPPGITSHDVVLYLRKLFHTQKVGHTGTLDPGAAGVLPICLGQGTRVAEYMMEKPKRYRGEMVIGIRTETFDAGGKVTFRHAPVQVEPRQIEEIFKSLTGEIKQVPPMVSAVHCQGKRLYELARQGKTVERKPRKVTVYSFEILRVDNQHPYPRILFDIECSKGTYVRSICAEVGERLTFGAYLSFLIRTASGPFHLEKAFTLEEIKELWEKGDCSFLLPVDYALQDLPAFTVKEQAIRNIVNGLPLAPSGIMGGIGNTNLPPLVRLYAPNGIFLALGEHQSRPGGNWFYKPKKVFQFWQKQKN
- a CDS encoding bifunctional riboflavin kinase/FAD synthetase, coding for MKVIEKLDPVPFPDKKLVVALGNFDGVHLGHQHLLREMVKFSCKIKAVPAVLLLHPHPLKILDPKKAPKMLLDFNKKIELLELLGIKAAFIIPFNEDLALLSPEQFIEEILINKLRVFGVYVGFNYRFGRAAQGTPELLVRYGRKFNFLVAVIPPTTVEGTLVSSTTIRAALEAGNITWARQLLGYWPVIKGTVVQGNQRGRSLGFPTANIALPPDLIVPGSGVYAGRAYLEGKYYPAIVNVGYRPTFDDTSRKTIEAHLLNYRGLAYGKEIEVELYQRLRDEQKFNNTQELVQQIKEDIQNAISIFEKQGNSCAFLPKKQV
- the rpsO gene encoding 30S ribosomal protein S15, which gives rise to MVFSPTVKKEIIQKYQIHERDTGSPEVQIALLTERINYLTEHLKVHRKDFHSRRGLLKMVGQRRALLNYLKEKDSFRYRNIIEKLGLRR